A genomic region of Ictidomys tridecemlineatus isolate mIctTri1 chromosome 10, mIctTri1.hap1, whole genome shotgun sequence contains the following coding sequences:
- the Rhbdf1 gene encoding inactive rhomboid protein 1 isoform X2 has translation MSFRAAAALVKGRSAKDGTLRRAHRRSFTPASFLEEDTADFPEELDTSFFAREGVLHEELSTYPDEVFESPSEAALKDWEKAPEQADLTGGALDRSELERSHLMLPLERGWRKQKEGGTAPQPKVRLRQEVVSAVGPRRGQRIAVPVRKLFAREKRPYGLGMVGRLTNRTYRKRIDSYVKRQIEDMDDHRPFFTYWLTFVHSLVTILAVCIYGIAPVGFSQHETVDSVLRNRGVYENVKYVQQENFWIGPSSEALIHLGAKFSPCMRQDPQVHSFISAAREREKHSACCVRNDRSGCVQTSEEECSSTLAVWVKWPVHPSAPDLAGHKRQFGSVCHQDPRVCDEPSSEDPHEWPEDITKWPICTKSSAGNHTNHPHMDCVITGRPCCVGTKGRCEITSREYCDFMRGYFHEEATLCSQVHCMDDVCGLLPFLNPEVPDQFYRLWLSLFLHAGILHCLVSICFQMTVLRDLEKLAGWHRIAIIYLLSGVTGNLASAIFLPYRAEVGPAGSQFGILACLFVELFQSWQILARPWRAFFKLLAVVLFLFAFGLLPWIDNFAHISGFISGLFLSFAFLPYISFGKFDLYRKRCQIIIFQVVFLGLLAGLVVLFYFYPVRCEWCEFLTCIPFTDKFCEKYELDAQLH, from the exons ATGAGCTTCAGGGCGGCTGCAGCACTGGTGAAG GGCCGCTCTGCTAAGGATGGCACCTTACGCCGGGCACACCGACGAAGCTTCACTCCTGCCAGTTTCCTGGAGGAGGACACAGCAGATTTCCCTGAGGAGTTAGACACATCCTTCTTTGCTCGG GAAGGTGTCCTCCATGAGGAGCTGTCCACATACCCGGATGAGGTGTTTGAGTCCCCATCGGAGGCTGCACTCAAAGACTGGGAGAAAGCCCCAGAGCAGGCTGACCTCACGGGTGGGGCCCTGGACCGCAGTGAGCTTGAGCGCAGCCACTTGATGCT GCCCCTGGAGCGAGGCTGGCGGAAACAGAAGGAGGGTGGCACAGCTCCGCAGCCCAAGGTACGGCTTCGACAGGAGGTGGTGAGCGCTGTAGGGCCCAGGCGGGGCCAGCGCATTGCAGTGCCAGTGCGCAAGCTCTTTGCCAGGGAGAAGCGGCCAtatgggctgggcatggtgggccGGCTTACTAACCGCACCTACCGCAAGCGAATTGACAGCTATGTGAAGCGCCAGATCGAGGACATGGACGACCACAG GCCCTTCTTCACCTACTGGCTTACCTTCGTGCACTCGCTGGTCACCATTCTAGCAGTGTGTATCTATGGCATCGCGCCCGTGGGCTTCTCGCAACATGAGACAGTGGACTCG GTGCTGCGGAACCGTGGTGTCTACGAAAATGTCAAGTATGTGCAGCAAGAAAACTTCTGGATCGGTCCCAGCTCG GAGGCCCTTATTCACCTGGGTGCCAAGTTCTCGCCCTGCATGCGCCAGGACCCACAGGTGCACAGCTTCATCAGTGCTGCTCGTGAGCGTGAGAAGCACTCGGCCTGTTGCGTGCGAAATGACCGATCTGGCTGTGTGCAGACCTCAGAGGAGGAGTGCTCG TCCACCCTAGCAGTGTGGGTGAAGTGGCCTGTCCATCCCAGCGCCCCAGACCTTGCTGGCCACAAGAGGCAGTTTGGCTCTGTCTGCCACCAGGACCCCAG GGTGTGTGATGAACCCTCCTCTGAGGACCCCCATGAGTGGCCAGAAGACATCACTAAGTGGCCG ATCTGCACTAAAAGCAGTGCCGGGAACCACACCAACCACCCTCACATGGACTGTGTCATAACAGGCCGACCCTGCTGCGTCGGCACCAAGGGCAG GTGCGAGATCACCTCCCGGGAGTATTGTGACTTCATGAGGGGTTATTTCCACGAGGAggccacactctgctctcag GTGCACTGCATGGACGATGTGTGTGGCCTCCTGCCTTTCCTCAACCCTGAGGTGCCTGACCAGTTCTACCGCCTGTGGCTGTCCCTGTTCCTGCACGCTGG GATCTTGCACTGCCTAGTGTCCATCTGCTTCCAGATGACTGTGCTGCGAGACCTGGAGAAGCTGGCCGGCTGGCACCGCATAGCCATCATCTACCTGCTGAGTGGTGTCACTGGCAACCTGGCCAGTGCCATCTTCCTGCCATACAGGGCAGAG GTAGGCCCCGCCGGCTCTCAGTTTGGCATCCTGGCCTGCCTCTTTGTGGAGCTCTTCCAGAGCTGGCAGATCCTGGCACGGCCCTGGCGTGCCTTCTTCAAGCTGCTGGCTGTGGTGCTCTTCCTCTTTGCCTTTGGGCTGCTGCCCTGGATTGACAATTTCGCCCACATCTCAGGCTTCATCAGCggcctcttcctctcctttgcctTCCTGCCCTACATAAGCTTCGGCAAGTTTGACCTGTACCGCAAGCGCTGCCAGATCATCATCTTCCAGGTGGTCTTCCTAGGCCTGCTGGCCGGCCTGGTGGTCCTCTTCTACTTCTATCCTGTCCGCTGTGAGTGGTGCGAGTTCCTCACCTGTATCCCCTTCACCGACAAGTTCTGCGAGAAGTACGAACTGGATGCTCAGCTCCACTGA